A section of the Vibrio vulnificus CMCP6 genome encodes:
- the suhB gene encoding inositol-1-monophosphatase, with protein sequence MHPMLNIAIRAARKAGNHIAKSLENVEKIESTLKGTNDFVTNVDKEAETIIIDTIKSSYPEHCIVAEENGLINGKDKDVQWIIDPLDGTTNFVKGLPHFAVSIAVRIKGKTEVACVYDPMLNELFTAQRGAGAQLNNARIRVKQPKDLQGAIIATGFPFKQKQHSESYFKIMSAMFVEVADFRRAGSAALDLCYVAAGRVDGYFELGLKPWDIAAGELIAREAGAIITDFAGGTEYIKSGNVVASSARGVKSLLKHIRENGNEAILK encoded by the coding sequence ATGCATCCAATGCTAAACATTGCTATTCGCGCTGCGCGAAAAGCAGGTAACCATATTGCTAAATCACTAGAAAACGTTGAGAAGATTGAATCTACACTAAAAGGCACAAACGACTTTGTGACTAACGTAGATAAAGAAGCTGAAACAATCATCATCGACACCATCAAGAGCTCATACCCTGAGCATTGCATCGTGGCTGAAGAAAACGGCCTGATCAACGGTAAAGATAAAGATGTGCAATGGATCATCGACCCACTGGATGGCACGACAAACTTTGTAAAAGGTTTGCCTCACTTCGCTGTTTCAATCGCGGTACGCATCAAAGGCAAAACCGAAGTTGCTTGTGTATACGACCCAATGCTAAACGAGCTATTCACCGCTCAACGTGGTGCTGGCGCTCAACTTAACAACGCACGTATCCGCGTTAAACAACCAAAAGACCTTCAAGGCGCAATCATCGCAACAGGTTTCCCATTCAAGCAAAAGCAACACTCAGAGTCTTACTTCAAGATCATGTCTGCGATGTTTGTAGAAGTGGCGGATTTCCGCCGCGCTGGCTCTGCTGCACTTGATCTCTGTTACGTGGCAGCTGGCCGCGTAGATGGCTACTTTGAGCTAGGCCTAAAACCTTGGGATATCGCAGCGGGTGAGCTTATTGCTCGTGAAGCAGGCGCGATCATCACTGACTTTGCTGGCGGTACAGAATACATCAAGTCAGGTAACGTTGTTGCATCAAGTGCTCGTGGTGTTAAATCACTACTGAAACACATCCGTGAAAACGGCAACGAAGCGATTCTTAAGTAA
- the iscU gene encoding Fe-S cluster assembly scaffold IscU, whose translation MAYSEKVIDHYENPRNVGSFDKEDPSVGSGMVGAPACGDVMKLQIKVTPEGIIEDAKFKTYGCGSAIASSSLVTEWVKGKSIEEAASIKNSEIAEELELPPVKVHCSILAEDAIKAAVADYKKKHQL comes from the coding sequence ATGGCATACAGCGAAAAAGTAATTGATCACTATGAGAACCCACGTAACGTTGGTTCGTTTGACAAAGAAGATCCATCGGTAGGTAGCGGCATGGTTGGTGCTCCTGCATGTGGTGACGTAATGAAACTGCAAATCAAAGTAACGCCAGAAGGCATCATTGAAGACGCAAAGTTCAAGACCTACGGTTGTGGTAGTGCGATTGCATCAAGCTCATTGGTTACCGAATGGGTAAAAGGCAAGAGCATCGAAGAAGCGGCTTCGATCAAAAACTCGGAAATTGCAGAAGAGCTCGAGTTGCCTCCAGTGAAAGTGCACTGTTCAATTCTTGCAGAAGATGCAATCAAAGCCGCAGTGGCTGACTACAAGAAAAAACACCAACTTTAA
- the secD gene encoding protein translocase subunit SecD, protein MLNRYPLWKYLMVMFAIAIAALYALPNIYGEDPAIQVTGARGASVDMSTLDAVTNALNKENLSHKSIALENGSILVRFNDTDTQISARDVISEALGKDKIVALNLAPSTPDWLESIGAAPMKLGLDLRGGVHFLMEVDMDAAMEKLVGQQEDAFRSELRDAKIRYRSIRPVGSDAIEVLLRDGEELSQAKRELEKLHPDMAFVESDKDGRYALIATFTETRLQEIRNYAVEQNITILRNRVNELGVAEPLVQRQGASRIVVELPGVQDTARAKEILGATATLEFREVDDKADLAAAASGRAPAGSEIKQDRNGRPVVLKKRVILSGASITDASSSVDEYGRPQVNISLDSEGGNKMAAFSKKNIGKLMATVFAEYKDSGRKSPEGKVILTKHEEVINQATIQSALGRNFRITGIDSAAEAHNLALLLRAGALIAPISIVEERTIGPSMGQQNIDMGIQACIWGMVAVMLFTLLYYRKFGLIANVALMANLVLIIGVMSMIPGATMTLPGIAGIVLTVGMAVDANVLIFERIREELREGRNPQQAIHQGYANAFSTIADANITTLITAIILFAVGTGAIKGFAVTLSIGILTSMFTAIIGTRCIVNLLYGGKRINKLSI, encoded by the coding sequence GTGCTGAACCGTTATCCTTTATGGAAGTACTTGATGGTTATGTTTGCCATTGCCATCGCTGCCTTGTACGCACTTCCAAATATCTACGGTGAAGATCCGGCTATTCAAGTTACAGGGGCGCGTGGCGCCTCTGTAGATATGTCAACGCTGGATGCTGTCACTAACGCTCTTAATAAAGAGAATCTTTCCCATAAATCCATTGCTTTAGAGAATGGATCCATTCTTGTTCGTTTTAACGACACCGATACGCAAATTAGTGCTCGTGATGTGATCAGTGAAGCGTTGGGCAAAGACAAAATTGTTGCTCTGAACTTAGCACCTTCAACGCCAGACTGGCTTGAATCGATAGGTGCTGCTCCTATGAAACTGGGTCTTGACCTACGTGGTGGTGTGCACTTCTTGATGGAAGTGGATATGGATGCCGCGATGGAAAAGCTGGTGGGGCAACAAGAAGATGCTTTCCGTAGTGAACTTCGTGATGCAAAAATTCGCTATCGCTCTATTCGCCCTGTTGGCAGTGATGCGATCGAAGTGTTGCTCAGAGATGGTGAAGAGCTATCTCAAGCAAAACGTGAACTTGAAAAATTGCATCCTGATATGGCTTTTGTCGAATCAGACAAAGATGGCCGTTACGCCTTAATTGCTACCTTTACTGAAACCCGTCTGCAAGAAATCCGTAACTACGCTGTTGAACAGAACATCACCATTCTACGTAACCGTGTGAATGAGCTAGGTGTTGCTGAGCCACTTGTTCAACGTCAAGGTGCTAGCCGTATCGTGGTTGAACTGCCAGGTGTGCAAGATACTGCTCGTGCCAAAGAGATTCTAGGTGCGACAGCAACGCTAGAATTCCGTGAAGTGGATGACAAAGCGGATCTTGCTGCTGCGGCAAGTGGTCGAGCGCCTGCGGGCAGCGAGATTAAGCAAGATCGTAATGGCCGTCCTGTGGTGTTGAAGAAACGCGTTATTCTCAGTGGGGCAAGCATTACCGATGCAAGTTCAAGTGTTGATGAATATGGTCGTCCTCAAGTAAACATCTCGCTAGACAGCGAAGGTGGTAACAAGATGGCTGCGTTTTCGAAGAAAAACATTGGCAAGCTAATGGCCACGGTGTTTGCGGAATACAAAGACAGCGGTCGTAAGTCTCCAGAAGGCAAAGTCATTTTGACCAAGCATGAGGAAGTCATTAACCAAGCCACGATCCAGTCGGCTCTTGGTCGTAACTTCCGCATTACGGGTATCGATTCTGCTGCTGAAGCACATAACCTTGCGTTGCTACTGCGTGCTGGTGCTTTGATCGCACCTATCTCAATCGTTGAAGAGCGTACCATTGGTCCATCAATGGGTCAGCAAAACATCGATATGGGTATCCAAGCGTGTATTTGGGGTATGGTTGCGGTGATGCTGTTCACACTGCTTTACTACCGCAAGTTTGGTCTGATTGCGAACGTCGCCTTGATGGCAAACCTTGTCCTGATCATCGGTGTGATGTCCATGATTCCAGGTGCGACGATGACGCTACCAGGTATTGCCGGTATTGTTCTAACGGTCGGTATGGCGGTCGATGCAAACGTACTGATCTTTGAGCGTATTCGTGAAGAGCTGCGTGAAGGACGCAATCCTCAGCAAGCGATTCACCAAGGTTATGCCAATGCATTTAGCACCATTGCGGATGCGAACATCACAACCTTGATTACCGCGATTATTCTATTTGCCGTCGGTACGGGTGCAATCAAAGGCTTTGCTGTGACGCTCTCTATCGGCATTTTGACCTCAATGTTTACGGCCATTATTGGTACACGTTGTATCGTGAACCTGCTTTATGGTGGTAAACGCATTAATAAACTGTCGATCTAA
- the yajC gene encoding preprotein translocase subunit YajC, with protein sequence MFISQAHAAAEGAQQGGMFEMLIMLGMFGVIFYFMIYRPQAKRVKEHKSLMASMGKGDEVLTNGGLVGKITKIAEDNDFVTIELNPNNEVVIKKDFVTAVLPKGTLKSL encoded by the coding sequence ATGTTTATCTCTCAAGCTCACGCAGCAGCAGAAGGCGCACAACAAGGCGGCATGTTCGAAATGCTCATCATGTTGGGTATGTTCGGTGTGATTTTCTACTTCATGATTTACCGTCCACAAGCGAAACGTGTTAAAGAGCACAAGAGCCTAATGGCATCCATGGGTAAAGGTGATGAAGTTCTGACCAATGGTGGTCTTGTGGGTAAAATCACTAAGATTGCAGAAGACAATGACTTCGTGACAATCGAACTTAACCCAAACAACGAAGTTGTGATCAAAAAAGACTTCGTTACCGCTGTGCTACCAAAAGGTACGCTTAAATCTCTATAA
- the iscA gene encoding iron-sulfur cluster assembly protein IscA encodes MAVTLTETAASRVKAFLDNRGKGVGLRLGVKTTGCSGMAYVLEFVDELNEEDEVFEHSGVKVIIDKKSLVYLDGTQLDYVKEGLNEGFEFNNPNAKSECGCGESFNV; translated from the coding sequence ATGGCCGTCACATTAACAGAAACCGCAGCAAGTCGAGTAAAAGCGTTCCTAGATAACCGAGGCAAAGGCGTTGGTTTGCGTTTAGGTGTGAAGACGACCGGTTGTTCGGGAATGGCCTATGTCCTTGAGTTTGTTGACGAACTGAATGAAGAAGACGAAGTGTTTGAACATTCAGGCGTTAAGGTGATTATCGATAAAAAGAGCTTGGTGTACCTCGACGGCACGCAACTTGACTACGTAAAAGAAGGGTTGAATGAAGGCTTTGAATTCAACAACCCAAATGCGAAAAGTGAATGTGGTTGCGGTGAAAGCTTCAACGTCTAA
- the hscA gene encoding Fe-S protein assembly chaperone HscA, whose translation MALLQIAEPGQSSAPHEHKRAAGIDLGTTNSLVASVRSGTADTLKDAQGRSLLPSIVNYANEEAIVGYEAKALSESQPQDTIISVKRLLGRSLTDIQTRYPSLPYRFKASENGLPVLQTTQGDKNPIEVSADILKVLAKRAEESLGGELSGVVITVPAYFDDAQRAGTKDAAKLAGLHVLRLLNEPTAAAIAYGLDSGQEGVIAVYDLGGGTFDISILRLSKGVFEVLATGGDSALGGDDFDHLLADFLAEQAGLETPLSAEKNRTLLNIATATKIAFSEQDSVEVEVFGWKGVVTREQFEELIRPLVKKTLMSCRRALKDADVEADEVLEVVMVGGSTRTLLVREMVGEFFGRTPLTNINPDEVVAIGAGIQADILAGNKPDSEMLLLDVIPLSLGIETMGGLVEKIIPRNTTIPVARAQEFTTFKDGQTAMSVHIVQGEREMVDDCRSLARFSLKGIPPMAAGAAHIRVTYQVDADGLLSVTAMEKSTGVQSEIQVKPSYGLSDDEVANMLRDSMTYAKEDMQARALAEQRVEADRVIEGLIAAMQADGDELLSEAEKATLLQAIESLIELRNGNEANAIEQGIKDTDKASQDFASRRMDKSIRAALAGQSIDTI comes from the coding sequence ATGGCATTACTTCAAATTGCAGAACCGGGCCAAAGCTCGGCACCTCATGAGCACAAAAGAGCAGCCGGTATCGATCTTGGTACCACTAACTCTTTGGTCGCCTCAGTCAGAAGCGGCACCGCAGACACTTTGAAAGATGCTCAAGGTCGTAGTCTTCTTCCATCGATTGTTAATTATGCCAATGAAGAGGCGATTGTCGGTTACGAGGCGAAAGCGCTGTCTGAATCTCAGCCACAAGATACTATTATCTCGGTAAAACGCTTATTGGGTCGTTCGTTAACGGACATCCAGACTCGTTATCCTTCTTTGCCTTATCGATTTAAAGCCAGTGAGAATGGTTTGCCTGTTCTCCAGACGACTCAAGGGGACAAAAACCCAATTGAGGTGTCTGCCGATATCCTAAAGGTGCTAGCGAAACGCGCAGAAGAGAGCCTCGGTGGTGAGCTTTCTGGTGTGGTCATTACCGTTCCTGCCTACTTTGATGATGCGCAGCGAGCTGGCACTAAAGATGCGGCGAAACTTGCTGGCCTGCATGTGCTTCGCTTACTGAACGAACCTACAGCCGCCGCCATTGCCTATGGCTTAGACTCTGGCCAAGAAGGGGTCATTGCGGTCTACGACTTGGGTGGTGGTACATTTGATATCTCAATTTTGCGCCTATCTAAAGGGGTGTTTGAGGTATTGGCCACCGGCGGTGATTCTGCGTTGGGTGGCGATGATTTTGACCATCTTTTGGCCGATTTTCTTGCCGAGCAAGCGGGCTTAGAGACGCCTTTGAGCGCAGAAAAAAACCGCACCCTATTGAACATTGCAACGGCCACTAAGATTGCTTTCTCTGAGCAAGACTCTGTTGAAGTAGAAGTCTTTGGTTGGAAAGGCGTAGTCACGCGTGAGCAATTTGAAGAGCTGATTCGTCCGCTAGTGAAAAAAACGCTGATGTCCTGTCGTCGAGCGTTGAAAGACGCAGATGTGGAGGCTGACGAAGTACTTGAAGTGGTCATGGTCGGTGGATCTACTCGCACTTTATTGGTTCGCGAAATGGTGGGTGAGTTCTTTGGTCGCACACCATTAACTAACATCAACCCTGATGAAGTGGTTGCCATTGGTGCCGGTATTCAAGCGGATATTCTGGCGGGCAATAAGCCTGATTCTGAAATGCTATTGCTGGATGTGATCCCTCTTTCGTTGGGGATTGAAACCATGGGTGGTTTGGTTGAGAAAATCATTCCTCGCAATACCACCATTCCGGTCGCACGCGCTCAAGAATTCACTACGTTTAAAGATGGCCAAACCGCAATGAGCGTCCATATTGTTCAAGGTGAACGTGAGATGGTGGATGACTGTCGTTCGCTCGCTCGCTTTTCACTCAAAGGCATTCCGCCAATGGCGGCGGGTGCTGCTCATATTCGCGTTACCTACCAAGTGGATGCCGATGGTCTGCTGTCAGTGACCGCGATGGAGAAAAGCACGGGTGTTCAATCAGAAATCCAAGTGAAACCATCTTATGGTCTGAGTGATGACGAAGTGGCGAACATGCTTCGCGATTCCATGACATATGCTAAAGAAGACATGCAAGCTCGCGCTTTGGCTGAGCAACGTGTAGAAGCGGATCGAGTGATTGAAGGTCTTATTGCCGCGATGCAAGCTGACGGGGATGAGCTACTCAGCGAAGCTGAAAAAGCCACCTTACTGCAAGCGATTGAATCCTTAATTGAACTGCGCAATGGCAACGAAGCGAATGCGATTGAGCAAGGTATTAAAGACACTGACAAAGCGAGCCAAGATTTTGCCTCTCGTCGAATGGATAAGTCCATTCGTGCCGCGCTGGCTGGCCAGTCAATTGACACTATTTAA
- the iscR gene encoding Fe-S cluster assembly transcriptional regulator IscR, which yields MKLTSKGRYAVTAMLDVALHSQKSPVPLADISERQGISLSYLEQLFSKLRKAGLVASVRGPGGGYRLGADAFTISIGTVIAAVDESVDATKCQGKGDCQGGTRCLTHTLWRDLSSRITDFLNNITLGELMSDNEVIEISDRQDIDLAVNHGLANKTINTAPIGVNFRS from the coding sequence ATGAAACTGACATCTAAAGGAAGATATGCGGTAACGGCAATGCTGGATGTGGCACTGCATTCGCAAAAAAGTCCTGTACCTCTGGCAGATATTTCCGAGCGTCAGGGGATTTCGCTCTCTTACTTAGAGCAACTTTTTTCCAAATTGCGTAAAGCGGGTTTGGTTGCGAGTGTTCGTGGCCCTGGCGGTGGTTACCGTCTTGGCGCAGATGCATTTACCATTTCAATTGGAACGGTGATCGCGGCCGTTGACGAATCGGTTGACGCAACTAAGTGTCAGGGCAAAGGAGATTGCCAAGGCGGCACTCGCTGCCTTACTCATACACTTTGGCGTGACCTGAGTTCGCGCATTACAGACTTCCTAAACAACATCACGCTTGGCGAGCTCATGAGTGATAATGAAGTCATCGAAATTTCCGACCGTCAGGATATTGATCTTGCGGTAAATCATGGGTTGGCTAACAAAACAATTAACACCGCGCCCATCGGTGTAAATTTCCGCTCTTAA
- the fdx gene encoding ISC system 2Fe-2S type ferredoxin, with protein sequence MPKIIVLPHEDLCPEGAVLEANSGDTVLDVALKNGIAIEHACEKSCACTTCHVIIREGFDSLEESDELEDDMLDKAWGLEPESRLGCQAKVADEDLVVEIPKYTLNHASEDH encoded by the coding sequence ATGCCTAAGATTATTGTATTGCCTCATGAAGATTTGTGCCCAGAAGGTGCAGTGCTAGAAGCAAACAGTGGTGACACAGTATTAGATGTGGCACTGAAAAATGGGATTGCTATTGAGCACGCGTGTGAGAAGTCTTGCGCTTGTACTACGTGTCACGTCATCATTCGTGAGGGCTTTGATTCACTTGAAGAAAGCGATGAGTTAGAAGATGACATGCTCGACAAAGCATGGGGGCTAGAGCCTGAATCGCGTTTAGGCTGCCAAGCGAAAGTGGCGGATGAAGACCTAGTGGTTGAAATTCCAAAATACACGCTAAACCACGCATCGGAAGACCATTAA
- a CDS encoding IscS subfamily cysteine desulfurase, whose product MKLPIYLDYSATCPVDPRVAEKMVQYMTMDGTFGNPASRSHRYGWQAEEAVDTAREQIAELLNADPREIVFTSGATESDNLAIKGAAHFYSKQGKHVITSKTEHKAVLDTCRQLEREGFEVTYLEPESNGLISLSKLEAAMRDDTVLVSIMHVNNEIGVIQDIEAIGELCRSRKIIFHVDAAQSAGKVAIDVQKLKVDLISLSAHKIYGPKGIGALYVRRKPRIRLEAQMHGGGHERGFRSGTLPTHQIVGMGEAFRIAKLDMEKDYQHALALRNRLLDGVKDMEAVTINGDLDQRVPHNLNISFAFVEGESLLMSLKDLAVSSGSACTSASLEPSYVLRALGLNDELAHSSIRFSFGRFTTEEEIDYAIEQIRVAVEKLRDMSPLWDMYKDGIDLNTVEWAHH is encoded by the coding sequence ATGAAACTGCCTATTTATCTAGACTATTCGGCAACTTGCCCGGTAGATCCACGTGTCGCTGAGAAAATGGTTCAGTACATGACGATGGATGGTACCTTTGGTAACCCAGCGTCACGTTCTCATCGCTACGGTTGGCAGGCAGAAGAAGCGGTTGATACCGCGCGTGAGCAAATCGCAGAATTGTTGAATGCCGACCCTCGTGAAATTGTGTTTACATCTGGTGCAACAGAATCAGATAACCTAGCGATCAAAGGCGCAGCTCACTTCTACTCAAAACAAGGTAAGCACGTCATTACTAGCAAAACTGAGCATAAAGCCGTACTGGATACTTGCCGTCAGCTTGAGCGTGAAGGTTTTGAAGTGACTTATCTCGAGCCTGAATCAAATGGTCTTATCAGCCTAAGCAAGCTTGAAGCCGCAATGCGTGACGACACCGTTCTTGTGTCTATTATGCACGTGAACAATGAAATTGGTGTGATTCAAGATATTGAAGCCATTGGCGAACTTTGCCGTTCTCGTAAAATCATCTTCCACGTCGATGCAGCGCAGTCTGCGGGCAAAGTGGCGATTGATGTACAGAAGCTAAAAGTAGACTTGATCTCGCTGTCTGCACATAAGATTTACGGTCCGAAAGGTATCGGCGCGCTTTATGTACGTCGTAAGCCACGTATTCGTCTTGAGGCTCAAATGCATGGTGGTGGTCATGAGCGTGGTTTCCGTTCAGGTACGTTACCGACTCACCAAATCGTTGGCATGGGTGAAGCTTTCCGTATCGCCAAGCTTGATATGGAAAAAGATTACCAACATGCGTTAGCGCTTCGTAACCGTCTGTTAGACGGCGTGAAAGACATGGAAGCGGTGACCATCAACGGCGATCTTGACCAGCGTGTTCCACACAACTTGAACATCAGCTTTGCTTTTGTTGAAGGTGAGTCGTTACTGATGTCTTTAAAAGATCTTGCTGTATCGTCAGGCAGTGCTTGTACTTCAGCGAGTCTAGAGCCTTCTTATGTATTGCGTGCTCTCGGTCTAAATGATGAGTTAGCACATAGCTCGATTCGTTTCTCTTTTGGTCGTTTTACCACGGAAGAAGAGATCGACTACGCAATTGAACAAATCCGTGTAGCGGTTGAAAAGCTGCGCGACATGTCTCCTCTATGGGATATGTACAAGGATGGAATTGATCTCAACACGGTTGAGTGGGCTCACCACTAA
- the secF gene encoding protein translocase subunit SecF, producing MFQILKAEKTIDFMRWSKFAFVFSLLMIGASIFTLSTKWLNWGLDFTGGTLIEVGFEQPANLEEIRSALEAKGFGDATVQNFGSARDVMVRLRPREDMAGETLGNQILSAIKEGTGKSVEMRRIEFVGPNVGDELTEAGGLAILVSLICILIYVSMRFEWRLAAGAVMALAHDVIITLGVFSLMQIEVDLTIVAALLTVVGYSLNDTIVVFDRIRENFRKMRKGEPAEIMNSSITQTLSRTLITSGTTLFVVIALFVQGGAMIHGFATALLLGITVGTYSSIYVASALALKLGIQKEHLMPPQVEKEGAEFEEMP from the coding sequence ATGTTTCAAATTCTAAAAGCAGAGAAAACGATCGACTTTATGCGTTGGTCGAAATTCGCATTTGTCTTCTCTTTATTGATGATCGGTGCGTCGATTTTTACTCTCTCAACCAAATGGTTGAACTGGGGGTTGGATTTTACAGGCGGTACTCTGATTGAAGTGGGCTTTGAGCAGCCGGCAAACCTTGAAGAGATCCGCAGTGCACTTGAAGCCAAAGGTTTTGGTGACGCAACGGTACAGAACTTTGGTTCTGCTCGTGATGTCATGGTTCGCCTTCGCCCTCGTGAAGATATGGCAGGTGAAACCTTAGGGAACCAAATCCTAAGTGCGATCAAAGAAGGTACGGGTAAATCAGTCGAGATGCGCCGTATTGAATTCGTTGGTCCAAATGTAGGTGATGAGCTGACAGAAGCGGGTGGTCTGGCGATCTTGGTGTCGTTGATCTGTATTTTGATCTATGTTTCGATGCGTTTTGAATGGCGTTTGGCGGCAGGTGCGGTAATGGCACTGGCGCATGACGTTATCATCACATTGGGTGTATTCTCTTTGATGCAAATTGAAGTCGATCTTACCATTGTGGCGGCATTGCTGACGGTGGTGGGTTACTCACTCAACGATACCATTGTTGTCTTTGACCGTATTCGCGAAAACTTCCGCAAAATGCGTAAGGGTGAACCGGCTGAGATCATGAACAGCTCGATCACACAAACACTAAGCCGTACGTTGATTACCTCAGGTACGACCTTGTTTGTGGTGATTGCACTGTTTGTTCAAGGTGGGGCGATGATTCACGGTTTCGCGACCGCATTGCTACTTGGTATTACCGTCGGTACTTACTCTTCTATCTATGTGGCATCTGCTTTGGCGCTCAAACTGGGTATCCAGAAAGAGCATTTAATGCCTCCGCAAGTCGAGAAAGAAGGTGCAGAATTCGAAGAGATGCCTTAA
- the trmJ gene encoding tRNA (cytosine(32)/uridine(32)-2'-O)-methyltransferase TrmJ, producing the protein MLDKVKVVLVGTSHSGNIGSAARAMKVMGLSQLVLVQPECEVDAQAIALASGAADIALNALVVNSLEEAVADCALVVGSSARSRTLEWPMLEPFECAEKFVQEGQTSHVALVFGRERTGLTNDELQRCHYHVCIPANPEYSSLNLAMAVQTLSYEVRMAYLRHQQSLYPTQETAEYPRHSELELFYQHLEKVLLKTEFVRADQPNQVMNKMRRLFSRARPEAQELNILRGILTSVEKSINEQ; encoded by the coding sequence ATGTTAGATAAAGTAAAAGTCGTCCTTGTTGGCACCTCTCACTCCGGAAATATTGGGTCTGCAGCTCGTGCCATGAAGGTGATGGGTTTATCGCAGCTTGTGCTTGTTCAGCCTGAATGTGAGGTTGACGCTCAAGCTATCGCTTTGGCATCGGGAGCGGCGGATATCGCATTGAATGCGTTAGTGGTGAATTCACTGGAAGAAGCGGTGGCCGATTGTGCGCTGGTTGTCGGTTCAAGTGCCCGTTCTCGTACGCTTGAGTGGCCGATGCTTGAACCGTTTGAATGCGCGGAAAAGTTTGTCCAAGAGGGGCAAACGAGTCATGTTGCCTTGGTATTTGGCCGTGAACGTACCGGTCTCACCAACGATGAGCTTCAACGTTGCCATTATCACGTTTGTATTCCAGCAAACCCAGAATACAGCTCCTTGAATCTCGCGATGGCAGTACAGACCCTAAGTTACGAAGTGCGTATGGCTTATTTGCGTCATCAACAAAGCCTATATCCAACGCAAGAAACCGCGGAATACCCACGCCACAGCGAACTTGAACTGTTTTATCAGCACTTAGAGAAAGTGCTACTGAAAACCGAATTTGTGCGAGCAGATCAGCCTAACCAAGTCATGAATAAAATGCGTCGACTGTTCAGCCGAGCTCGTCCAGAGGCGCAAGAGTTGAACATTTTGCGTGGCATTTTGACTTCGGTAGAAAAGAGCATTAATGAGCAATAG
- the hscB gene encoding co-chaperone HscB has product MNHFELFGLPPQFSLDGSLLSSQFRELQKRFHPDNFATASERDRLLAVQKAAQINDAYQVLKNPISRAEYLLSQNGLEIRGEQQTMQDPMFLMEQMELREELEEIPHGSDAESALAAFDARVSKMYKQHLATIEQELNDAQWPQAADRVRKLKFIAKLKNEIELVEEKLFG; this is encoded by the coding sequence ATGAATCACTTTGAATTATTTGGGCTACCACCTCAGTTTTCGCTGGATGGTAGCCTTCTTTCTTCTCAGTTCCGAGAATTGCAAAAACGCTTCCATCCGGACAATTTTGCGACCGCTTCTGAACGCGATCGTTTGTTAGCGGTACAAAAAGCGGCGCAAATTAATGACGCTTACCAGGTGCTTAAGAATCCCATTTCTCGTGCGGAATACCTTTTATCGCAAAACGGTTTAGAAATCCGAGGTGAGCAGCAAACCATGCAAGATCCCATGTTTCTGATGGAACAGATGGAATTGCGTGAAGAGTTGGAAGAGATCCCTCATGGCTCAGATGCTGAGAGTGCTTTGGCTGCGTTTGATGCCAGAGTGAGTAAAATGTACAAACAACATCTCGCAACGATTGAGCAAGAGCTGAATGACGCTCAGTGGCCACAAGCCGCCGATCGCGTACGTAAGCTGAAATTTATTGCCAAACTAAAGAATGAAATAGAGCTAGTGGAAGAGAAACTCTTCGGCTAG